ATCAAACATGATTCTCATTGTACTGATATGGTCGTTATGAATGCACACGTGTGGGAGAGTTTTTAAAATACGATAAGTTAGACTCAGGGATCGACGTGTCCAGATTTTGAAGAGGTCAGGGACCTATGAAGTACGGACACTTTGCTGATTTGCCGTGTCCGTGTGTCGGATACATTTCAGATACGACACTTACCGACACTCGTCCGACACGCCTGAACACACTTAAATGCCATGTCATGTCAGTGTGTCCAGTCTTATTgttaacatatattcttaaaataaatttagatatagtatatattattatttattaaaacaaaaaatattttaaatacttgatataattaaaataagatattagaaataattaaaaaatttaatttatattttaatagcaataaaatatcaaaatatcattacgatttactaaaaaatattttatattttatatgtatccATGTCCCCGTGTCatgtagaattttaaaattcgcgTGTTGCCGTATCTCCTGTTGTGTCGTGTCCCATATTGTGTCAATGTCCATAGATTATAGTCAAggacttaaatgtatttttaaatttttaggaatttAAATGTCTACAGACCAAAAAGTCAGAGATCAATTTGTTCTTTTCTCTAAacttaaataaacataaaagaggTAGATAATAAATAAGAGTGTATTTAGttcgtatttttttatttttaatatttagtaaaaacaaaattttattatcttttatttttcttttatgaaattttaaaaataaaaaacaaaaatcaaacccACTATAATATATATTGTGGTTGCAAGAATTATATGGTTGCGAAGTGCAATTTACAACCAtaagttaattagttaaaacGATATGATAAACACAATTTACCATATGGTTAATGCTTCCACAGAAACCGCAGCATTCGGTAGATTTCCGGACATCAACAATAGTGCTCTATCATACCAAATTTCCAAGCTGTAAAAGGAAAAATTTAGATATCCCCGTGAATGCTTGGCTTGATTAATGTTTGGATTGATGGAGAATAATATAGGACGGAGACAGCAAGTAAAATAGGTTAGAAACTTAGAACACAATCAAGTTTCAGCTTGGTTAATATTCCtctattactactactactactactccaaAGTCCAAACCATTTTACTGCGTGAAAAGTCTTGGCCTCTAATAAAAATCtgccaataaaaaatatacatctaaaatttaaaattatacgttcaatgtttaaaaaaaatttaaagattacaCATCTAAAGTATTCAAAAAAAACCCATTCTATTACATATATTTATTGTTACTTATATTTATTGAAAgtcattttattttgatttactaaacataaatattacaaattattaaaaaatatcttttaaaaactaactttcataaattattatttgaaaatagaaatttcAGCAGATCATAGACCAAATATACCAACTGCAGGTATAAACAATACACTGTGTCAATGTAATTAATAGATCTTTATGTATGTGTCTGCCATCACTTggatatcaataatttttaatcttattttgtttaattcaaTTGAAATGACAAATATTCTTGATAAAAATGTTAAatgatgaaaaataatttttgtaattattctTTAATCTCTAAGTTTTTTTATACACAGATATTATTGTGCTAAACATACTATGTTTTATAACCCATTTCTAAAGCTATTTGAATTCATTGAAGTAATAAAAGAGATGTGACTGTATGCTAGTGAAATAGAGAATGGATTACATgtaatttgataataataagGGACACAAGatagagaaataaaaagaagtaCCATATCATAACTCCAGAGGCAGCAGAGAGTTGGGTGAATTCTGAAAGGCCAGAGAAAGCTTCAATGGAGAAACCAGTCCACGTGGCGGGACAATTCCCCAAAACGATATAGCCAAGAAACCCTAACGTCAAGATTATCCAAGAAACGTTGGCAGCAGCAGCAACAAAAAGCACTCCCACCTTAAACTTGTAAGCAGCCAACCAAGCAAGTAACAAGTGCACAAAGAATGCAAAGAGTGACACCCAAGCAATCACCTTGTTCTCCAGCTGGCtctgaaggaagaagtagagagGGAAATAGAAGGCGTAGGCGAAGTGAATGGGTATGATACTGATGGAGATCGCCCCAGCTAGCTCCGCTATATCCGCCGGCTGTCCCAAGAGCTTCAAGATTGGTGTGGCGAAGAGGAAGATGGGTAAGAGTGCAATGGAGATTATGAACAGAACAACCCATGAACGCTGCATGTATACGCCCAGCATGTGGTACTTCTTTGCCCCGAAGGCTTGCCCACATAGTGTTTCTAAGGCACTTGACATGCCCATCTgatccaaaaatataaaaactttaTATGAGGAGGAAATGTGTGAtttccaaaattatttttatttttgtaacctATTTNNNNNNNNNNNNNNNNNNNNNNNNNNNNNNNNNNNNNNNNNNNNNNNNNNNNNNNNNNNNNNNNNNNNNAACAGACCAATAAATTATTTGGTTCGATTTCACTCAATTAAATCTCTTGATGTGCGCGATTGGTGTCACACTATTTTATCTCATCTAATTAATGATTTTCACAATTTTTCCTATGAACAATTCTGCCAATCCTCTTGCATTGCCATCAGCCCCTTCTTTTTTTCCTGTTGCCGTATTATTTGTAAGAGGTCATGGATCAGGCCTGATTGGATGAGATATACTCCGAagaatcttaattttttttagcctCTACACTAATGTATGTAATTGGGAACTGTTTGTTTGTAAAATAATACAGAGATAACAAGATAATAATTACTAAaggcaaagaaaaataaatcatgTCATTAACACTGAGACATTGATAGATCAAGAATCTAATATAGTTTGAGAAAAGATTTGTTGCTTTATTTTGGATGATTATCtattttgtaaaagaaaaaatgaaaaaatttcagaaaacaataaaattgtgttttaaaatataaatcaaataaactcaaaaagttatcaagaacaaaaaaaaattgataaataaataaatgatgaaaatataattaagaaTTACCATGATGCCCAAGTCGAGGCCAAGAATGACATTGATGGCAACAGAGGTAGAGGCCAATTCAAGGTCACCGATGTGGCCAACAAAGGCTTGGGTGATAACCAACATAGAATAGTTTGCAACACGGTTGAAGATTGCAGGTGCTGCTATGTGCCAAAGATTCTTCGACTCTGTCAAAACCCTTCTCACAAGAGTTCCTTCTTCTCCATCTATACTATGTTCTCCCAACAATGGAACCTTTACTTCTTCCCCCAATGCtgatgctgaagaagaagaatcattATTGCTGGCCATTTTCACGAGGATGCACACTTTTGCTGCTGTTTTCTTCCAACAATGGGGCCCTCTTTTATATTAAATCACTCTGAAATCTAAATGTAGTAGTAATAAATGTCATAATATTCCGCAAGAATGTATTTTCTTGctataattaatgtaaaattaattttcagtaAAAGGATCCTGTATGCTATATAGAATTATTCCATAAATGATATTAGTAACTTGTAATAaatcaattcaaaccaaaaaaattaattttaaacatGGAACATAATTGGATAGTTATGATGAAATACTATTGGTACGGTATAATCTTCTTAATATTTTAGAAGTGAGTTTTGTCCCAATTTAATTCGGTGAGATAATACATTCTCATccaattttacaattttattttattagttcaaATTTTTATCCTAAAcgtgcaaaaatttacaaattttttttcataaattagattttactactattattatattaatttcatatttaaataaaattttgatagcattgaaattaattcaaatagttacaaacaaaattaagaaaaaaactcAATCAATTAGTAAAGccaaactaattaaattgaagaACTAAACCAAAAATATAATGATGGTTTTGGACTGAGAAAAAAAACACTTATTTTACCGATGCTGTCATTTTTTATTGACGATTTGGTCGTAGAAAGTTTTTCCATCTCAACTAGACATCTATAGTATTAAAGATATAATCATTAATATTACCTTTTTTTATCAGTTTAAATTTTCGAGATAAATGATTTTATGACATAATATTaaagttttataatttatatctaaaaaatctaaaattcaatatttagtagacttcaaaaataaaaaaataatataaaacaaataaaaagataaaaaaaaaagtctattCAAATGTTACCAGGACTCCTGCATTTTTTggtctttttagttttttcatTTGTAatgcatcaaacatcaaatcaaataatcttCAGGAAGCATTAGGACTAAAATGATTTATTTTGGCTTTCCAAAACTCATTTTCTCAATTCAATTTAAGGAGCTTAAAGCCTAATACTCATGTGAGCCTTGTATTATTTGTCAATAATCTTCCCAAAGattctattcttttttcttcacttaaattttttttaacaaagtatatttaaaatagacatctaaaaaaatattataatacattataaatatataaatgtcTATATAATTATAGAAAAAGTGTAGGAGTTACTacttttcttaaaatttgatcAGCACTTAACCagtaaaaaaaagagtaaataatCGTACACTATTAAATataatctcacactattaaaagtactaataatgactaattaataactacaaatcacaaaatctactaACCTCTAACACTCCtcataattatatatacattCAATATACGAAAAATCAACTATAAAATTCAAGTACATTTAGTAATACTAtatagataataattttttttctctctattattatttcacaacactacacttttatttagttattattttatatttttattcattgtaAACACACTTTATGAGAGCAAAAGTACTTGCAACACAATTAGAGgacaaagaattgagagagagagagagcattTTTCAAGAATGAACAATATATCACagtttagtaaaaaaattagtagtaataataatgaaaacaaTATATCACagttttatagttttttttttgtcgatACAGTTTTATAGTTTGAAGCCTGATTACAGAAGATGCCAATTCTTTCAGTGGAGGTATGGATggcatcaataataataataatagcccATTGTACGTTATGAACAAATTCATTCTTCAACTAATAACAACACCTAACCtttatttaccaaaaaaaaacacctaatcttcttttatctttttttttttttggacttggCTAAGGTTGGGAAAAAAACCAACCGACACCAACAAATCACAACTCAGGGGAGAGGGAAAAAAACGAACCTCGCATACTCTCCAAGTCTCTAACACCTACAACTATCACTAATTCATTACACAAAACAAATAAACTACGAAACGCTGCTGGaataaaaattaagaagaaTTAGTTCAGTTCTTTTGGATTGTCCcactttctcaaatgcaatttGGCTCGCTCAGCCTGCCAAAAAGAAGGATGAAATACAATTACATATCCAAAGGTTTGGATCCTGGCCTCTCATATTT
The Arachis duranensis cultivar V14167 chromosome 5, aradu.V14167.gnm2.J7QH, whole genome shotgun sequence genome window above contains:
- the LOC107487272 gene encoding protein DETOXIFICATION 27-like is translated as MASNNDSSSSASALGEEVKVPLLGEHSIDGEEGTLVRRVLTESKNLWHIAAPAIFNRVANYSMLVITQAFVGHIGDLELASTSVAINVILGLDLGIMMGMSSALETLCGQAFGAKKYHMLGVYMQRSWVVLFIISIALLPIFLFATPILKLLGQPADIAELAGAISISIIPIHFAYAFYFPLYFFLQSQLENKVIAWVSLFAFFVHLLLAWLAAYKFKVGVLFVAAAANVSWIILTLGFLGYIVLGNCPATWTGFSIEAFSGLSEFTQLSAASGVMICLEIWYDRALLLMSGNLPNAAVSVEALTICLTINVWQMMFPMGFLAATGVRVANELGAGNGKGAKLATLVSVAESFSIGVFFLLLIIIFRTQFGYIFSSSIVVIKEVNKLSLLLAFTILLNSIQPVLSGVAIGSGWQKYVAYINLICYYLIGIPLGFLLGFVFDIGVEGIWAGLIFGGTAVQTLVLALVTIRSDWDKEARRARLHVAKWEGAVKN